The sequence below is a genomic window from Quadrisphaera setariae.
AACGGGGGTGGCCGCGTCGACGTCCCGGGCACCCCGATCTTCGACGGCGCCACGAGCCGGCGCGGGATCCGCATGAACAAGATGTTCATGAGCCTGCGCACCGCCGAGGCGCGCGAGCGCTTCACCGCGGACGAGGCCGGCTACTGCGCCTCGTTCGGGCTGTCGCCCGAGCAGCAGCAGGCGGTCCTCGACCGCGACTGGCAGGCCATGATCGACCTCGGCGGGAGCATCTTCTACGTGTACAAGCTGGCGATGATGGACGGCCGCTCGATGCAGTACCTGGGGGGCGTCTTCACCGGCACCTCCGAGGAGGAGTTCCTGGCGGCCCTGCGTGCGGGAGGACGACGTGGCTGAGGTCATCTGGGGTCTGGCGACCTCGCACGTTCCGTCGATCGGTGCGGCGATGGACCGCGGCAAGACCGAGGACGAGAGCTGGAAGGACCTCTTCGACGGGTACGCGCCGGCGCGCGCGTGGCTGGCGGAGCACCGGCCCGACGTCGCCGTCGTCATCTACAACGACCACGCGAACGGCGTCGACCTCGACGTCGTCCCGACGTTCGCGATCGGCACCTCCGACCACTACGACGTGGCCGACGAGGGGTTCGGCAAGCGGCCCGTGCCCGACGTCGTCGGGCACCCCGAGCTGTCGCTGCACCTGCTGGAGAGCCTGGTCGACGACGGCTTCGACATGACGGTGTTCCAGGAGCTCGACGTCGACCACGGCCTGACCGTGCCGCTGTCGGTGTGGACGCCTGACCCGGGCGAGGCGTGGCCGTGCCCGGTGGTGCCGCTCCTGGTGAACGTCATCCAGTACCCGCAGCCGACGGCCGCTCGCTGCTACGCGCTGGGGCAGGCGCTGGGCCGGGCGATCGCGAGCTTCCCGCAGGACCTCACGGTGGGCGTGCTCGGGACGGGCGGCATGTCCCACCAGCTGGCGGGTGCTCGCGCGGGGTTCATCAACCCCGAGTTCGACGCGATGTTCATGGAGGCCGTCGAGACCGACCCGCAGCGCCTGACGCAGCTGTCACGGCAGGACTACGTCCGCGAGGCCGGCTCCGAGGGCATCGAGATGATCATGTGGCTGGTCATGCGCGGGGCGATGGCCGCGGAGGTCACCAAGGTGCACTCGCACTACTTCGTGCCGGCGTCCAACACCGCTGCCGCCGTGGCGCTGTTCGACAACCGCGCTCCTGCACCGGCCTGACGCCGCACGCCGACCGCGGGTCCCCGCG
It includes:
- a CDS encoding protocatechuate 3,4-dioxygenase gives rise to the protein MNKMFMSLRTAEARERFTADEAGYCASFGLSPEQQQAVLDRDWQAMIDLGGSIFYVYKLAMMDGRSMQYLGGVFTGTSEEEFLAALRAGGRRG
- a CDS encoding class III extradiol dioxygenase subunit beta, translating into MAEVIWGLATSHVPSIGAAMDRGKTEDESWKDLFDGYAPARAWLAEHRPDVAVVIYNDHANGVDLDVVPTFAIGTSDHYDVADEGFGKRPVPDVVGHPELSLHLLESLVDDGFDMTVFQELDVDHGLTVPLSVWTPDPGEAWPCPVVPLLVNVIQYPQPTAARCYALGQALGRAIASFPQDLTVGVLGTGGMSHQLAGARAGFINPEFDAMFMEAVETDPQRLTQLSRQDYVREAGSEGIEMIMWLVMRGAMAAEVTKVHSHYFVPASNTAAAVALFDNRAPAPA